A region from the Beduinella massiliensis genome encodes:
- a CDS encoding response regulator, producing MPKILIVEDETKIARFVELELMHEGYTVATSGDGRSGLERALNWQPDLIVLDLMLPGLSGIEVCRRVRQESDIPIIMLTAKDDVSDKVMGLDMGADDYMTKPFAIEELLARIRVLLKRRARGQGGGAESSTLRAGGLTLDKKSYAVAYNGEPIALTKKEFDLLCYLMEHAGQVVTRDMLLNDVWGYEYAGDTNIVDVYIRYLRTKIDEKTGVKYLHTVRGVGYMLRYEE from the coding sequence ATGCCCAAGATCCTGATCGTCGAAGATGAAACGAAGATCGCCCGCTTTGTGGAGCTGGAACTCATGCACGAAGGCTACACCGTCGCAACCAGCGGAGACGGCCGCAGCGGCCTGGAAAGGGCGCTGAACTGGCAGCCGGACCTGATCGTCCTGGACCTGATGCTGCCCGGCCTGTCGGGCATCGAGGTCTGCCGCCGCGTGCGCCAGGAGAGCGACATCCCCATCATCATGCTGACGGCCAAGGACGACGTGTCCGACAAGGTCATGGGCCTGGACATGGGGGCGGACGACTACATGACAAAACCCTTCGCGATCGAGGAACTGCTCGCCCGCATCCGCGTGCTGCTCAAGCGGCGCGCGCGCGGGCAGGGCGGCGGCGCGGAGAGCAGCACCCTGCGCGCGGGCGGGCTCACGCTGGACAAGAAGTCCTATGCGGTCGCCTATAACGGCGAGCCCATCGCGCTCACGAAGAAGGAGTTCGACCTCCTGTGCTACCTCATGGAGCACGCGGGGCAGGTCGTCACGCGCGACATGCTGCTCAACGACGTGTGGGGTTATGAATATGCGGGTGACACGAACATCGTGGACGTGTACATCCGCTATTTGCGTACCAAGATCGATGAAAAGACGGGGGTAAAGTACCTGCACACCGTGCGCGGCGTGGGGTACATGCTGCGCTATGAAGAGTAA
- a CDS encoding ATP-binding protein, with the protein MKSNRKAVKAEKKRERRRQKRERSARIRIAKQERKRAQKAARKQYTYNKRMAVYGEDNLFNRISGRTHRVAVQAVSNIRLSLSLRISWNYTRLLLSMCATELLLCLILAVGLEMYVLPRDAAENVYHGAQSAVPAVTVVASPDRPAHQLYVGNLFGGFSGLSWEGRHHLKLTYRVSDLYVTYDVAWHVAALGMLVAVLLALDVLRALRFMSAGRRINAQVLEPIDEITALAQKLSVNDLGRRINVEGTKNELKDLAVVINEMLDRIELAYNGQKQFVSDASHELRTPIAVIQGYANLLDRWGKDNPQVRDEAISAIISETQSMKELVEKLLFLARHDKKTLKLRPERFDVRDMIDESIKETEIITAAHTVRTGKLDHAVVNADRGALKQAVRILVDNAVKYTPDGGVITIECAASAESVALSVTDSGVGISGSELSAIFDRFYRADAARSGETPGHGLGLSILKIIVLSLGGKVRVRSTVGKGSTFTILLPRVG; encoded by the coding sequence ATGAAGAGTAACCGCAAGGCCGTCAAGGCGGAGAAGAAGCGGGAACGGCGGCGGCAAAAACGGGAGCGAAGCGCGCGGATTCGCATCGCCAAGCAGGAACGAAAGCGCGCCCAGAAGGCCGCGCGCAAGCAATACACCTACAACAAGCGCATGGCGGTCTACGGCGAGGATAACCTCTTCAACCGCATCAGCGGCCGCACGCACCGGGTCGCGGTGCAGGCGGTCAGCAACATCCGCCTGTCGCTCAGCCTGCGCATCTCCTGGAACTACACGCGCCTGCTGCTGTCCATGTGCGCTACGGAGCTGCTGCTATGCCTCATCCTCGCGGTCGGGCTTGAAATGTACGTCCTGCCCCGCGACGCGGCGGAAAACGTGTATCACGGCGCGCAGAGCGCCGTCCCCGCGGTGACGGTCGTCGCTTCCCCCGACCGCCCCGCCCATCAGCTTTACGTCGGGAATCTCTTCGGCGGCTTTTCCGGCCTTTCCTGGGAGGGGCGGCACCACCTGAAGCTGACCTATCGCGTGAGCGACCTGTACGTGACCTACGACGTGGCCTGGCACGTGGCGGCGCTGGGCATGCTGGTGGCCGTGCTGCTCGCGCTGGACGTGCTGCGGGCGCTGCGCTTCATGTCTGCGGGACGGCGCATCAACGCGCAGGTGCTCGAGCCCATCGACGAGATCACCGCCCTTGCCCAGAAGCTCTCCGTCAACGACCTGGGACGGCGCATCAACGTGGAGGGCACGAAAAACGAGCTCAAGGATCTGGCGGTCGTCATCAACGAGATGCTCGACCGCATCGAGCTGGCCTATAATGGGCAAAAGCAGTTCGTTTCGGACGCCTCGCACGAGCTGCGCACCCCTATCGCCGTCATACAGGGCTACGCGAACCTGCTGGATCGCTGGGGCAAGGATAACCCGCAGGTACGCGACGAGGCCATTTCCGCGATCATCAGCGAAACGCAGAGCATGAAAGAGCTGGTGGAAAAGCTGCTCTTCCTCGCCCGGCACGACAAGAAGACGCTGAAGCTTAGGCCGGAGCGGTTCGACGTGCGCGACATGATCGACGAGTCGATCAAGGAGACGGAAATCATCACCGCCGCGCACACGGTTCGCACCGGCAAGCTGGATCATGCGGTCGTGAACGCGGACCGCGGCGCGCTCAAGCAGGCCGTCCGCATCCTGGTGGACAACGCGGTCAAGTACACGCCCGACGGCGGCGTCATCACCATCGAATGCGCGGCCAGCGCGGAGAGCGTCGCCCTCTCTGTCACGGATTCGGGCGTCGGCATCTCCGGCAGCGAGCTTTCCGCGATCTTCGACCGCTTCTACCGCGCGGACGCCGCGCGGTCCGGCGAGACGCCGGGCCATGGCCTGGGGCTCTCCATCCTCAAGATCATCGTGCTCAGCCTCGGCGGCAAGGTGCGCGTGCGCTCCACCGTCGGCAAGGGCTCGACGTTCACCATTCTGCTGCCCCGGGTCGGCTGA
- a CDS encoding ferredoxin-like protein: protein MSEKKRIFDKAMTRRQFLKVSGKGMAGLALSTSLLNLFGVTKAEVESGAVSVLATADGVLVANGARCTGCQRCEMNCSLINDGKVMPYISRVKVLRNYYHGNDGEKGGVFGSFDYTPDTCHQCEDPACLKACPMGAISVRESDGVRVIDQEKCVGCGACVAACPYHMPTIDPETNKSTKCVSCGFCAENCPCGALKIVKWEDVAAAME, encoded by the coding sequence ATGTCTGAGAAAAAGCGCATCTTTGACAAGGCAATGACCCGGCGCCAATTCCTGAAGGTATCCGGCAAGGGTATGGCGGGCCTGGCCCTTTCGACCAGCCTGCTGAACCTGTTCGGCGTGACCAAGGCTGAGGTGGAGTCGGGCGCGGTGAGCGTGCTGGCGACTGCCGACGGCGTGCTCGTCGCCAACGGCGCGCGCTGCACGGGCTGCCAGCGCTGCGAAATGAACTGCTCCCTGATCAACGACGGCAAGGTCATGCCCTACATCAGCCGCGTGAAGGTGCTGCGCAACTACTACCACGGCAACGACGGCGAGAAGGGCGGCGTGTTCGGCTCCTTCGATTACACGCCCGACACCTGCCATCAGTGCGAGGATCCCGCCTGCCTCAAGGCGTGTCCCATGGGCGCCATCTCCGTTCGCGAGTCGGACGGCGTGCGCGTGATCGATCAGGAAAAGTGCGTCGGCTGCGGCGCCTGTGTCGCTGCCTGCCCGTACCACATGCCCACCATCGATCCCGAGACGAACAAGTCCACCAAGTGCGTTTCCTGCGGTTTCTGCGCGGAGAACTGCCCCTGCGGCGCCCTCAAGATCGTCAAGTGGGAAGACGTCGCCGCCGCCATGGAATGA
- a CDS encoding aldehyde ferredoxin oxidoreductase: protein MYAWTGKILRLNMTAKTATIEDNKYCKDYLGGQGLANRIIYEEVPAGTHPQDEASKMVIAAGTLAGTGAACSGRTSVSLMSAFTEKPTIVDAHMGGNMAPQIKFAGYDAIIVEGKADAPTWVKILNDEVTFEDASGVWGKGTRETTAILNKEAGPEFCVCAIGPAGENLVNDSIIVNSMCHAAGCGSGALWGSKNLKAIVIHGTKSVAVADPKTTIELQQYQLRELIGANNNHVQPATQQSWNEFVGSTRWQGGPGKEWGEAIGGPLDTGEQKPGDINAVGMRNHTINFFMGDVAFKHTVKNGGCHSCPIRCFPDLHFDALKEYGTQDNTATCMTLMRANDFYNGHVKDFVDEGDGGLTLGSHCEWLMDDYGVWCGYGDLDYTFSYCMKNDIFKQKLSAEEYAEIPWDLMEAGDPLWANEMISRIATKKGEFGRVLGMGSLWTAKEWDLPDSFWNEATGTYFNFKKGYIRHHSSESFGQVGGLINIVFNRDSMCHTHQNCLGNGLPYDIVKGVLEEKFGEGCADKSASYTPMNPAKAKFAKWAIVRNNVHDSLALCNWVWPMTFSPMKERDYKGDTALEAKLLTAVTGEEWTEESLDFVGERIMQLQRAMTALEMNSKNLRADHDGVSDWVFDRDPDKEAFTEGTTKLEREDWEKALDLYYEEWGWDKATGIPTRATLEKFDLKDLADELETAGLLPA, encoded by the coding sequence ATGTATGCTTGGACCGGCAAAATTCTCCGCCTGAACATGACGGCGAAGACCGCCACCATCGAAGATAACAAGTATTGCAAGGATTACCTGGGCGGCCAGGGCCTGGCCAACAGGATCATTTACGAGGAAGTGCCCGCCGGCACCCACCCGCAGGACGAGGCCTCCAAGATGGTCATCGCCGCGGGCACGCTCGCCGGAACCGGCGCGGCCTGCTCCGGGCGCACCAGCGTCTCGCTGATGTCCGCCTTCACGGAAAAGCCCACGATCGTCGATGCCCACATGGGCGGCAACATGGCCCCCCAGATCAAGTTCGCGGGCTACGACGCCATCATCGTCGAGGGCAAGGCCGACGCGCCCACCTGGGTCAAGATCCTCAACGACGAGGTCACCTTCGAGGACGCCTCCGGCGTCTGGGGCAAGGGCACCCGCGAGACCACCGCAATCCTGAACAAAGAAGCGGGCCCCGAATTCTGCGTCTGCGCCATCGGCCCGGCGGGCGAGAACCTGGTCAACGATTCCATCATCGTCAACTCCATGTGCCACGCGGCGGGCTGCGGCTCCGGCGCGCTGTGGGGCAGCAAGAACCTGAAGGCCATCGTCATCCACGGCACGAAGTCCGTCGCCGTGGCCGACCCGAAGACCACCATCGAGCTGCAGCAGTATCAGCTGAGGGAGCTCATCGGCGCGAACAACAACCACGTGCAGCCCGCCACCCAGCAGAGCTGGAACGAGTTCGTAGGCAGCACCCGCTGGCAGGGCGGCCCCGGCAAGGAATGGGGCGAGGCCATCGGCGGCCCGCTGGACACCGGCGAGCAGAAGCCCGGCGACATCAACGCCGTGGGCATGCGCAACCACACCATCAACTTCTTCATGGGCGACGTGGCCTTTAAGCACACCGTGAAGAACGGCGGCTGCCATTCCTGCCCGATCCGTTGCTTCCCGGACCTGCACTTCGACGCATTGAAGGAATACGGCACGCAGGACAACACCGCCACCTGCATGACGCTGATGCGCGCAAACGACTTCTACAACGGCCACGTGAAGGACTTTGTGGACGAGGGCGACGGCGGCCTGACGCTCGGCTCTCACTGCGAGTGGCTGATGGACGACTACGGCGTGTGGTGCGGCTACGGCGACCTGGACTACACGTTCTCCTACTGCATGAAGAACGACATCTTCAAGCAGAAGCTCTCCGCCGAGGAGTACGCCGAGATTCCGTGGGATCTGATGGAGGCGGGCGATCCGCTGTGGGCCAACGAGATGATCAGCCGCATCGCCACGAAGAAGGGCGAATTCGGCCGCGTGCTCGGCATGGGCTCTCTGTGGACCGCGAAGGAATGGGATCTGCCGGATTCCTTCTGGAACGAAGCGACCGGCACGTACTTCAACTTCAAGAAGGGCTACATTCGCCATCACTCCAGCGAGTCCTTCGGCCAGGTCGGCGGCCTCATCAACATCGTGTTCAACCGCGATTCCATGTGCCACACCCACCAGAACTGCCTCGGCAACGGCCTGCCCTATGACATCGTAAAGGGCGTGCTGGAAGAGAAGTTCGGCGAGGGCTGCGCCGACAAGAGCGCGAGCTACACCCCGATGAACCCGGCCAAGGCCAAGTTCGCCAAGTGGGCCATCGTGCGCAACAACGTGCACGACAGCCTTGCCCTGTGCAACTGGGTATGGCCGATGACCTTCTCCCCCATGAAGGAGCGCGACTACAAGGGCGATACCGCGCTGGAAGCCAAGCTGCTCACCGCCGTCACCGGCGAGGAGTGGACCGAGGAGAGCCTGGACTTCGTCGGCGAGCGCATCATGCAGCTGCAGCGCGCCATGACCGCGCTGGAGATGAACTCCAAGAACCTGCGCGCGGATCACGACGGCGTCAGCGACTGGGTGTTCGACCGCGATCCCGACAAGGAAGCCTTCACCGAAGGCACCACCAAGCTGGAGCGCGAGGACTGGGAGAAGGCCCTGGACCTGTACTACGAGGAGTGGGGCTGGGACAAGGCCACCGGCATCCCGACCCGCGCCACGCTGGAGAAGTTCGATCTGAAGGATCTCGCGGACGAGCTGGAGACGGCCGGCCTGCTGCCCGCCTGA